One Uranotaenia lowii strain MFRU-FL unplaced genomic scaffold, ASM2978415v1 HiC_scaffold_47, whole genome shotgun sequence genomic window carries:
- the LOC129760149 gene encoding uncharacterized protein LOC129760149, which produces MSDNGRNFVGARREIAELQRLLRSQQFQTGVIFETCKEGINFKFIPARSPNFGGLWEAAVKSFKTAFKRTVALKVLQYDEMTTTLAQIEAVLNSRPLTPLSDDPDDFEALTPGHFLIQRALTALDEPDLTETPENHLTMWQRATKYAQVIWKKWSKLYLSDLHNRTKWTRKRNNISVGSMVLLMDERLPSLKWPLARVTEVFHGSDGNIRVVNVRTQEGTYGRSISKICVLPILDNFQNADGEN; this is translated from the coding sequence ATGAGCGACAACGGAAGGAATTTTGTCGGGGCCAGACGTGAAATAGCAGAACTTCAACGACTACTCCGAAGCCAACAATTTCAAACCGGAGTGATATTCGAAACCTGCAAGGAAGGGATCAACTTCAAATTCATTCCCGCTCGATCTCCCAACTTTGGTGGGCTCTGGGAGGCCGCGGTGAAATCTTTCAAGACTGCTTTTAAACGAACTGTTGCCTTGAAAGTGCTTCAGTACGACGAAATGACCACTACGCTAGCCCAAATAGAAGCAGTGTTAAACTCACGTCCCCTGACCCCGTTGAGCGATGATCCAGATGATTTTGAAGCTCTCACCCCAGGCCACTTCTTAATTCAACGTGCCTTAACTGCCCTCGATGAACCTGATCTAACTGAGACGCCAGAAAATCATCTTACCATGTGGCAAAGGGCCACAAAATATGCTCAGGTTATATGGAAGAAGTGGTCGAAATTGTACCTGTCCGACCTCCACAACAGAACGAAATGGACTCGAAAGCGAAACAACATTTCGGTGGGCAGCATGGTGCTGCTGATGGACGAGAGGTTACCGTCATTGAAGTGGCCCCTAGCGCGTGTCACTGAAGTTTTCCATGGGTCCGATGGCAACATTCGAGTGGTCAACGTACGGACGCAGGAAGGGACCTACGGAAGGTCAATATCAAAGATCTGCGTTTTACCGATTCTGGACAACTTCCAGAACGCCGATGGGGAGAACTAA
- the LOC129760144 gene encoding fragile X messenger ribonucleoprotein 1 homolog: protein MDELFVEVCSENGANYKGVVTDVFDDGVMVAFENDWQEESKFLFSQVRLPPTESVSNFGEHMEVEVYSRSNENEACGWWRAVIKMMKGDFFVVEYLGWDNSYTEIVSVDRLRAKNTNPPITDKTFFRFEIKVPEDIREYALLNSSKVDGVHREFQKAIGAAECRYLPDREALLVISRSETTQRRANMIQEMCFRNLSQKVMLLKRTEEAARQLESTKLHSSGGFTDEFKVREDLMGLAIGAHGANIQTARKLDGVLNIELEENTCTFKISGETEESVKKARNLVGKVIGKNGRIIQEIVDKSGVVRVKIEGDNEPEPSIPREEGQVPFVFVGTVESIANAKVLLEYHLVHLKELEQLRQEKLEIDQQLRAIQGSSMGSMQSFTSNRNRSDRAYSSDIDGGNRSGRGGMRGRGGRGGRGSSSRYSSRRADTGDDEYTPRGGGGGGGGGGGDRSDRGGDRGDRDQRNNYSSEGRGGNRRGYSEKRGTSSSGAGGGGGKQRSDRINKNLQPQPGTSAGSGAGGSQQQPPSLNIFEDSWAVQEDTPRENNRQMNSVDRDSHSSNEGIHNRSRRRSKNPGHSNKSNGNVQSMSKSGSNNSTHNQQQQSSGSGAAA from the coding sequence atggaCGAACTCTTTGTGGAAGTATGCAGCGAAAACGGAGCCAATTATAAGGGAGTTGTCACAGACGTTTTCGACGATGGAGTCATGGTGGCATTCGAAAATGACTGGCAGGAAGAGTCCAAATTTCTGTTCAGCCAGGTGCGACTGCCACCGACCGAATCCGTCAGCAACTTCGGCGAACACATGGAGGTCGAGGTGTACAGCAGGTCTAACGAGAACGAAGCCTGCGGCTGGTGGCGGGCGGTGATCAAGATGATGAAAGGCGACTTCTTCGTGGTGGAATACCTCGGCTGGGACAACAGCTACACCGAGATCGTCTCCGTCGATCGACTCCGGGCCAAGAACACCAACCCGCCGATTACCGACAAAACCTTCTTCCGGTTTGAAATCAAAGTACCCGAGGACATCCGCGAGTATGCACTGTTAAACAGCTCAAAGGTCGACGGGGTTCATCGGGAGTTTCAGAAGGCAATTGGCGCCGCAGAGTGTCGATACCTACCGGATCGGGAAGCCCTTCTAGTGATATCACGTAGCGAAACGACCCAGCGGCGAGCAAACATGATCCAGGAGATGTGTTTCCGAAATCTGAGCCAGAAAGTCATGCTCCTGAAACGAACTGAGGAAGCTGCCAGACAACTAGAATCGACCAAATTACACAGCTCAGGAGGATTCACGGACGAATTCAAAGTTCGGGAGGATCTCATGGGCTTGGCGATCGGAGCACACGGAGCCAACATCCAGACGGCCCGGAAGCTGGACGGTGTGCTGAACATCGAGCTCGAAGAAAACACCTGCACCTTCAAAATCTCCGGAGAGACTGAGGAATCGGTCAAGAAAGCCCGGAACCTGGTCGGCAAGGTCATCGGCAAGAACGGACGCATCATCCAGGAGATCGTGGACAAGAGTGGCGTTGTGCGTGTGAAGATCGAAGGTGACAATGAACCGGAACCCAGCATCCCCCGGGAGGAGGGCCAGGTCCCTTTCGTGTTTGTCGGCACGGTCGAGAGCATAGCCAATGCCAAGGTACTGCTCGAATATCATTTAGTGCATTTAAAGGAATTGGAACAACTGCGACAGGAAAAGTTGGAAATTGACCAGCAGCTGAGGGCTATTCAGGGATCCTCGATGGGATCGATGCAAAGTTTCACCTCCAACCGGAATCGCTCGGATCGAGCGTATAGCAGCGACATCGACGGTGGTAATCGATCTGGTCGGGGAGGTATGCGCGGCCGAGGAGGACGTGGTGGCCGAGGAAGCAGTTCCCGATATTCCAGTCGAAGAGCAGACACCGGTGACGATGAATACACACCACGAGGAGGAGGTGGTGGTGGTGGAGGAGGTGGCGGCGATCGAAGTGATCGAGGCGGGGATCGAGGTGATCGAGATCAGCGGAACAACTACTCGTCGGAGGGTCGAGGAGGCAATCGGCGGGGCTACAGCGAGAAACGAGGTACCAGCAGCAGCGGAGCTGGAGGCGGCGGCGGTAAACAGCGATCCGATAGGATTAACAAAAATCTACAGCCACAACCGGGAACGTCTGCTGGATCCGGCGCCGGTGGTAGCCAGCAGCAGCCACCATCTCTGAATATTTTCGAAGATTCATGGGCCGTGCAGGAGGACACTCCACGGGAGAACAATCGCCAGATGAACAGTGTTGATCGGGATAGCCACTCGTCGAATGAAGGAATTCACAATAGAAGCCGCCGAAGATCCAAGAACCCAGGTCACTCAAACAAATCAAACGGAAACGTCCAATCGATGAGCAAATCGGGTAGCAACAACAGCACacacaaccagcagcagcaatcgAGTGGCTCGGGTGCAGCGGCATGA
- the LOC129760145 gene encoding protein no-on-transient A-like — protein sequence MQGGPPPKGQREPNSGGRNRGGRGGGGGGGGGKHKQNQNQAAAGGAINSNSGGNKAAELHHGGGGGAPPVSSAVVAPKEGLVNGSS from the coding sequence ATGCAAGGAGGCCCACCCCCCAAGGGCCAGCGGGAACCGAACTCGGGAGGCCGGAACAGGGGAGGTCGTGGTGGAGGTGGAGGCGGAGGTGGAGGTAAGcataaacaaaatcagaatcaggCAGCTGCAGGCGGCGCCATCAATTCTAACAGCGGCGGCAACAAAGCTGCCGAACTTCACCACGGAGGTGGGGGTGGAGCTCCACCGGTGTCCTCGGCTGTTGTGGCGCCAAAGGAGGGCCTGGTCAATGGGTCCTCTTAG